A part of Streptomyces sp. NBC_01210 genomic DNA contains:
- the fxlM gene encoding methyltransferase, FxLD system, whose product MNNTPAVDDLRNQLVDQIVAERPLPAAVERALRTVRRELHLPGLDPADAYADRAVSIKENPNGPLPLSCASVPTTVAMMLAQLDVQPGDHVLEIGAGTGYNAALLSELVGPDGQITTIDIDSDVALHARDALNRAGYEHVRVMERDGLKGAPEHAPYDRIIATVGVWDVPATWWQQLDDGGRLVLPLRWRGQTRSVALTRHGNTLVSDDMELCGFVPIIGQEGERTIELANGTVRLHHDRDQPVDLDLLGEVFSTPLTELWSDARVGSQETFDGIWLRATASDNTVCRIEVTGQAMEDGVRRPAIPGRSPALVSGGSLAYLIAERDNADPVRPARLGAASYGPDGQDLARSMVAHISAWSTDRTAVPHMTIHPADTLLDDLPTGQDILKEDSRIVLVYEQKSK is encoded by the coding sequence GTGAACAACACCCCCGCCGTCGACGACCTGCGCAACCAGCTCGTCGACCAGATCGTTGCTGAGAGGCCGCTGCCGGCTGCGGTCGAGCGGGCCTTGCGCACCGTCCGCCGTGAACTCCACCTACCGGGGCTCGACCCAGCTGACGCGTACGCGGACAGGGCTGTCTCGATCAAGGAGAACCCCAACGGGCCCCTCCCCCTCTCCTGCGCGTCCGTGCCGACCACCGTCGCGATGATGCTCGCCCAGCTCGACGTGCAGCCCGGTGACCACGTCCTGGAGATCGGCGCTGGCACCGGCTACAACGCCGCGCTCCTCTCCGAACTCGTAGGGCCAGACGGGCAGATCACCACGATCGACATTGACTCCGATGTCGCCCTGCACGCCCGCGACGCACTGAATCGGGCGGGCTACGAGCATGTCAGGGTGATGGAACGCGACGGCCTGAAGGGAGCACCCGAGCACGCCCCTTACGACCGGATCATTGCGACGGTGGGCGTCTGGGACGTACCTGCCACCTGGTGGCAGCAACTCGACGACGGTGGCCGACTCGTACTCCCGCTGCGCTGGCGCGGGCAGACCCGCTCCGTCGCGCTGACGCGCCACGGCAACACACTCGTCTCCGACGACATGGAGCTGTGCGGATTCGTTCCCATCATCGGCCAGGAAGGAGAGCGGACCATCGAGTTGGCCAACGGCACCGTTCGCCTCCACCATGACCGGGACCAGCCCGTTGACCTCGATCTCCTCGGTGAAGTGTTCTCCACGCCGCTCACCGAACTGTGGTCGGACGCCCGCGTTGGCAGCCAGGAGACCTTCGACGGGATCTGGCTACGCGCCACCGCCTCCGACAACACCGTCTGCCGCATCGAAGTCACCGGGCAGGCCATGGAGGACGGCGTACGACGCCCCGCGATTCCCGGCCGCAGCCCCGCCCTCGTCTCCGGCGGCTCCCTCGCGTACCTGATCGCCGAACGCGACAACGCCGATCCCGTGCGGCCCGCACGGCTCGGGGCGGCCAGCTACGGCCCCGACGGGCAGGATCTAGCCCGCAGCATGGTCGCCCACATCTCCGCCTGGAGCACCGACCGTACAGCCGTACCGCACATGACCATCCACCCGGCAGACACGCTCCTCGACGACCTGCCCACAGGGCAGGACATCCTCAAGGAGGACAGTCGCATCGTCCTCGTCTACGAGCAGAAATCTAAATGA
- a CDS encoding lantibiotic dehydratase, with translation MTRTSLLQRGSVLLLRAAVLPQNAQHTRWPSVDDPVDCLRWLSGIWADPAFAEAVCVASPQLAATVAQALDDHDVSPKRVRKATMATARYLLRAAGRPTPFGLFAGVVVAECGPALAQIGTEHRPVARPDTLWLDHVRRNLQCRRDVLPHLTLQASDLTVRRGDMLERPLPGGRTASVRVTRPLAAVLEMAALPVPCHEATDRLVTLGATTEQASRLLTGALEAGILTSGLAAPMTEHDPLGHILSTLRPLTPQLDSGTVGCLDELADVHRLLTEHDATDSQAAAQELRRTAEKRMSSITDQGRVRLSVDLRFDATVRIPGPVLEEAEHAANALLRLTRNLGERPVWAAYHSLFWERYGAGSLVPVRDAADLAAGVGLPADFPTSLWQEPPTKILPRDELLIAKAWQAAVSGVQEIRLTDADLNELCASTNLDETATAPHVEMGVRVYAPTLQAVDRGEFTVSVRPAWSTGTLTGRFAATLRNSGLADAYKGLPTLVDGAPSAQLSFTPVYPHAENVARTPAFLPHVIPVDEHRAPAANLIPLDDLAVLSTSTRLYLVSLSLRRVVEPVVLHPLALEKQAPPIARFLALLGRGFATAWTQFDWGPLAAGMPYLPRVRYRKAILSPARWHLTASDLPAGSFRHSWHEALADWAQKWRCLQFLELCDDDRTLRLDLVEPLHARLLHAHLQRHGSADLLEAPDERELGWIGHAHEIALPLTSTQPPLPHPDVAAAPVVTNRMLPNPGDGRQRWVQVKLFTHPTAMDQIVARRLPDLLDELGGPDSWFVRYRTPQEEDHLRVRIAVRGPDGHAAVTRAIARWAERLQGDALASRLVLDGYRPEFGRYGTEPVLEAAENVFVADSDTARYALTDLASVDRRVLCALGMVDIARGLLGHEEGTRWMATTPTRGRGLLDVTRQSLQHVRTGTLVQLPGWTSRLDDAYERRRTALGIYRTHLADEQTGPVLESLLHMHHNRVMGPDRESEAACRHAARQACRSLRARAASQ, from the coding sequence ATGACGCGGACCAGTCTTCTCCAGCGCGGCAGCGTGCTCCTCCTGCGGGCCGCTGTGCTCCCTCAGAATGCCCAGCACACCCGATGGCCATCGGTGGACGACCCTGTCGACTGTCTCCGGTGGCTGAGCGGTATCTGGGCCGATCCCGCCTTCGCCGAGGCGGTATGCGTCGCCTCTCCGCAGCTCGCCGCTACCGTCGCCCAGGCCCTCGACGACCACGACGTCTCACCCAAGCGGGTACGCAAGGCCACAATGGCGACCGCCCGCTACCTCTTGCGAGCTGCTGGACGACCCACGCCTTTCGGCCTGTTCGCCGGAGTGGTCGTTGCGGAGTGCGGCCCTGCCCTCGCGCAAATCGGTACCGAGCACCGCCCCGTCGCCCGCCCTGACACCCTGTGGCTCGACCACGTTCGCCGGAACCTCCAGTGCCGCCGCGACGTTCTACCCCATCTGACCCTTCAGGCCAGTGACTTGACTGTGCGGCGCGGTGACATGCTGGAGAGGCCGCTTCCCGGAGGCCGTACCGCGAGCGTCCGCGTAACCCGGCCGCTCGCTGCGGTTCTTGAGATGGCCGCTCTCCCCGTTCCATGCCATGAGGCCACTGACCGGCTCGTCACGCTGGGTGCCACCACGGAACAGGCTTCACGGCTTCTCACCGGTGCATTGGAGGCGGGCATTCTTACCAGTGGCCTGGCAGCTCCCATGACCGAGCATGATCCCCTCGGCCACATCCTGAGCACCCTTCGGCCACTCACGCCCCAGCTGGATTCCGGAACTGTCGGCTGTCTCGACGAGCTGGCCGACGTGCACCGGCTCCTCACCGAACACGATGCGACCGATAGCCAGGCAGCGGCGCAGGAACTCCGGCGTACGGCCGAGAAGCGCATGAGCAGCATCACCGATCAAGGCCGAGTGCGGCTCAGCGTGGACCTGCGTTTCGACGCCACCGTACGCATTCCCGGTCCGGTCCTGGAGGAGGCCGAGCACGCTGCCAATGCGCTGCTGCGCTTGACTCGGAACTTGGGAGAAAGACCTGTGTGGGCCGCCTACCACAGCCTTTTCTGGGAACGGTACGGCGCCGGCAGCCTGGTACCCGTTCGCGATGCCGCGGACCTTGCCGCCGGGGTCGGGCTGCCTGCCGATTTCCCGACGTCCTTGTGGCAGGAACCACCCACGAAGATTCTCCCCCGCGACGAGCTGCTTATCGCCAAGGCGTGGCAGGCAGCGGTCAGCGGCGTCCAGGAGATCCGACTCACGGACGCGGATCTCAACGAGCTGTGCGCCAGCACGAACCTCGACGAGACAGCGACCGCTCCTCATGTAGAGATGGGCGTGCGGGTGTACGCGCCGACTCTTCAGGCCGTGGACCGTGGCGAGTTCACGGTGTCCGTCCGCCCCGCCTGGAGCACTGGAACCCTCACGGGCCGGTTCGCCGCCACTCTCCGAAACAGCGGCCTCGCCGACGCGTACAAAGGACTGCCCACTCTGGTCGACGGCGCGCCGTCAGCTCAACTCTCCTTCACGCCGGTCTATCCGCACGCCGAGAACGTGGCGCGCACTCCCGCCTTCTTGCCACATGTCATCCCGGTCGACGAGCACCGGGCCCCGGCCGCCAACCTCATTCCGCTCGACGATCTCGCCGTACTGTCCACCAGCACGCGCCTGTACCTGGTCAGCCTTTCGCTGCGCCGTGTAGTCGAGCCGGTCGTCCTTCATCCCCTCGCCCTGGAGAAGCAGGCTCCGCCGATCGCCCGGTTCCTCGCGCTCCTCGGGCGCGGGTTCGCGACGGCGTGGACGCAATTCGACTGGGGACCGCTCGCGGCCGGGATGCCATATTTGCCCCGTGTCCGCTACCGCAAGGCCATTCTGTCCCCGGCTCGCTGGCACCTCACGGCCTCTGATCTGCCCGCCGGGTCCTTCCGACACTCCTGGCACGAAGCCCTGGCGGACTGGGCACAGAAATGGAGGTGCCTGCAGTTCCTGGAGCTGTGCGACGACGACCGCACCTTGCGGCTGGACCTGGTCGAGCCTTTGCACGCGCGGCTGCTGCACGCCCACCTTCAGCGCCACGGCAGCGCTGATCTACTCGAAGCCCCAGACGAGCGGGAACTCGGCTGGATCGGGCATGCCCACGAGATCGCTCTACCCCTCACCTCCACCCAGCCGCCCCTGCCCCACCCCGACGTGGCGGCGGCGCCAGTCGTCACCAACCGGATGCTGCCGAACCCCGGCGACGGACGGCAGCGGTGGGTGCAGGTCAAGCTGTTCACCCACCCGACCGCCATGGATCAGATCGTCGCCCGCCGTCTGCCGGACCTCCTCGACGAACTCGGCGGCCCTGACAGCTGGTTCGTCCGATATCGCACTCCGCAGGAAGAGGACCACCTCCGGGTGCGGATCGCCGTGCGCGGCCCGGACGGGCACGCCGCGGTAACGCGGGCCATCGCGCGCTGGGCAGAGCGCCTACAAGGCGACGCACTCGCCTCCCGGCTCGTTCTCGACGGCTACCGGCCCGAATTCGGCCGCTACGGTACCGAGCCCGTTCTGGAAGCCGCCGAGAACGTGTTCGTCGCCGACAGTGACACCGCCCGGTACGCGCTCACCGACCTGGCGAGCGTGGACCGACGAGTCCTGTGCGCACTCGGCATGGTCGACATTGCCCGCGGGCTTCTGGGCCACGAAGAGGGCACACGCTGGATGGCCACCACCCCTACCCGCGGCAGGGGCTTGCTCGACGTCACCCGCCAGTCGCTCCAGCACGTGCGCACCGGCACCCTGGTCCAACTCCCTGGCTGGACGTCCCGGCTCGACGACGCGTACGAGCGGCGCCGCACGGCCCTGGGCATTTACCGGACTCACCTCGCCGACGAGCAGACTGGCCCGGTGTTGGAGTCGCTGCTTCACATGCACCACAACCGGGTCATGGGCCCGGACCGGGAATCAGAGGCAGCATGCCGCCATGCGGCCCGGCAGGCATGCCGCTCTCTCCGGGCACGGGCGGCAAGCCAGTGA
- a CDS encoding alpha/beta fold hydrolase, whose protein sequence is MTRTRKNAGWIAALSVLVATIAVPALAQTEDADHRTPANGIDWRACADTDFKHMQCGSIQVPVDWSHPHAGSTTLALVRRPADDRAHRRGTLLLNDGAGGSSIEQLRLAMRIGLPNFAGAMTRNFDLVAVDPRGVGHSTPILCGEPLKPAGVSHFPQDRAAFNALVSHNRAFAEDCLRRNGRLTAHVDQTSTARDFEAVRIGLGERQLNWYGIHYSTLLGRTYAKLYPGRLRTMVLDTALDDTGSPLSRVTQEAATAETAFNRFTAWCAASKECALHGKDVAAEYDALVARADRDPIPTGSRAHQPLTGEDIRAATQDYLTLSGHSWPELAKTIVKAQGGDAMDFTRNPDDTLDPVQVQVPACLDNARPVHTLAQLTQLRKELARVSPHLGGAVRSYKAIAGCLGWPTPAKPVKAGAPVHGAPPALILQSTHQALAPYRAGAAMAAQLPGSVVLGREGDDYSMFLVSECVQKATNRYLTTRVLPAPGTTCTD, encoded by the coding sequence ATGACAAGAACCCGGAAAAACGCCGGTTGGATCGCCGCCCTCTCCGTGCTCGTGGCCACCATCGCCGTACCGGCGCTCGCGCAGACCGAGGATGCCGACCACCGGACCCCTGCCAACGGCATCGACTGGCGCGCCTGCGCCGACACCGACTTCAAGCACATGCAGTGCGGATCGATCCAGGTACCAGTGGACTGGTCCCACCCCCACGCCGGCAGCACCACCCTCGCCCTGGTCCGCCGTCCGGCGGACGACCGGGCCCACCGCCGGGGCACCCTGCTCCTCAACGACGGAGCCGGCGGCTCCTCCATCGAGCAGCTGCGACTGGCGATGCGCATCGGCCTGCCGAACTTCGCCGGTGCCATGACCCGGAACTTCGACCTGGTCGCGGTGGATCCGCGCGGAGTGGGGCACAGCACGCCGATCCTCTGCGGCGAACCGCTCAAGCCCGCCGGAGTCAGCCACTTCCCGCAGGACCGGGCCGCGTTCAACGCGCTCGTGTCCCACAACCGGGCCTTCGCCGAAGACTGCCTGCGCCGCAACGGCCGGCTCACCGCCCACGTCGACCAGACCAGCACCGCGCGGGACTTCGAGGCGGTCCGGATCGGGCTGGGCGAACGGCAGCTGAACTGGTACGGCATCCACTACAGCACGCTTCTCGGACGCACCTACGCCAAGCTCTACCCCGGCAGACTGCGCACCATGGTCCTCGACACCGCCCTGGACGACACCGGCTCGCCTCTCTCGCGGGTCACCCAGGAGGCGGCCACCGCCGAGACGGCCTTCAACCGCTTCACCGCCTGGTGCGCCGCGTCGAAGGAGTGCGCCCTGCACGGCAAGGACGTCGCGGCCGAGTACGACGCCCTCGTCGCTCGGGCCGACCGCGATCCGATCCCGACCGGGAGCAGGGCCCACCAGCCGCTGACCGGTGAGGACATCCGCGCGGCCACCCAGGACTACCTCACCCTGTCCGGTCACTCCTGGCCGGAGCTGGCGAAGACCATCGTCAAGGCCCAGGGTGGCGACGCGATGGACTTCACCCGCAACCCGGACGACACCCTCGACCCGGTCCAGGTACAGGTACCCGCCTGCCTCGACAACGCCCGTCCGGTGCACACCCTCGCCCAGCTCACCCAGTTGCGGAAGGAACTCGCCCGCGTGTCCCCGCACCTCGGCGGCGCCGTCCGCTCCTACAAGGCCATCGCCGGCTGCCTCGGCTGGCCCACCCCGGCCAAGCCCGTCAAGGCGGGCGCCCCGGTCCACGGCGCACCGCCCGCACTGATCCTCCAGTCCACCCACCAGGCCCTCGCCCCCTACCGCGCGGGCGCTGCCATGGCCGCCCAACTGCCCGGCAGCGTCGTACTCGGCCGCGAAGGCGACGACTACAGCATGTTCCTGGTCTCCGAGTGCGTCCAGAAGGCCACCAATCGCTACCTGACGACCCGCGTACTGCCCGCCCCTGGCACCACCTGCACCGACTGA
- a CDS encoding lanthionine synthetase C family protein, protein MNDLAHDLGRGLAGTIVHQAAVAQSSGNWEMAHTTAKAMAGQPAAVDPASASLYRGAPAMAFALHTAGHHAYRPALDGLDDALATLVNARLSDAHRRMDTGRPPRMQEYDLIGGLTGLGAYLLRRGTRPDVLDGVLHYLVQLFQKPVTVHGQQVPGWWTSDSPSGQPDTAWPEGHGNFSTAHGVAGPIALLALCTRAGHTVQGQRDTLEQACSLLEEWSQRLPDGGTAWPETVTLDMWLSGPPPLAHPGRPSWCYGTPGIARALQLAALACNRTDTQRHAENALTSCATDPEQLARITDSTVCHGWAGLCLAVDRAAADTTPGSALSRLLPSLRARFATHVAQQALPDAAGLLTGADGILLTLHTLNPARPVASGWETCLLLN, encoded by the coding sequence GTGAACGACCTTGCACACGACTTGGGTCGAGGGCTCGCCGGAACCATCGTCCACCAAGCCGCCGTCGCCCAGAGCAGCGGGAACTGGGAGATGGCGCACACCACGGCGAAAGCCATGGCCGGGCAACCGGCTGCCGTGGATCCTGCGAGCGCGAGTCTGTACCGCGGGGCACCCGCCATGGCCTTCGCGCTGCACACGGCGGGCCACCACGCCTACCGGCCCGCGCTCGACGGCCTGGACGATGCGCTCGCCACGCTCGTGAACGCGCGGCTGTCGGACGCCCACCGTCGTATGGACACCGGTCGGCCGCCGCGCATGCAGGAGTACGACCTGATCGGCGGTCTGACCGGGCTCGGCGCGTATCTCCTGCGCCGTGGAACGCGCCCCGACGTACTCGACGGTGTCCTGCACTACCTGGTGCAGCTCTTCCAGAAGCCCGTCACCGTCCACGGCCAACAGGTGCCGGGCTGGTGGACTTCGGACAGCCCCTCCGGCCAGCCCGATACCGCCTGGCCGGAGGGACACGGCAACTTCAGCACAGCCCACGGCGTTGCCGGGCCCATCGCGCTCCTCGCCCTGTGCACCCGCGCAGGCCACACGGTGCAAGGCCAGCGCGACACTCTGGAACAGGCTTGCAGCCTGCTGGAGGAGTGGTCGCAACGCCTTCCCGACGGTGGTACCGCCTGGCCGGAAACCGTCACCTTGGACATGTGGCTCAGCGGACCGCCACCGCTGGCACATCCGGGCAGACCCTCATGGTGTTACGGCACCCCCGGTATCGCCCGGGCCCTTCAGCTCGCCGCGCTCGCCTGCAACCGCACGGACACCCAGCGCCACGCCGAAAACGCCCTCACATCATGTGCCACCGACCCCGAGCAACTGGCGCGTATCACCGACTCGACGGTCTGCCACGGCTGGGCGGGCCTCTGTCTCGCTGTCGACCGGGCTGCGGCCGACACCACTCCCGGAAGCGCGCTCTCCCGCCTTCTGCCCTCCCTGCGGGCTCGCTTCGCCACACACGTGGCACAGCAGGCGCTACCCGATGCCGCCGGACTCCTCACCGGGGCAGACGGCATCCTGCTCACCCTGCACACTCTCAACCCCGCCCGCCCTGTTGCATCAGGGTGGGAGACCTGCCTCCTTCTCAACTGA
- a CDS encoding ATP-binding protein — translation MTRRARIAVSGDPSAVAFARDRVMTQIQAWGVQISEENLNAVKLVASELITNAVLHAGGFITIGLYLDEDRLLLVVHDSSPEPPSRQITTEDDEGGRGLVLVEFLAAGHGWEPTRHGKKVWAEFVVPVSAPAARGGPLYGRLRAAAPQAFSTSCRNASLWHPDCERGTARGEQSARGVRAFGCTAQVAAECGGPAVPTSAQRGRYRSLLRR, via the coding sequence ATGACCCGCCGAGCCCGGATTGCCGTAAGCGGTGACCCGTCCGCCGTCGCCTTCGCAAGAGACCGTGTCATGACGCAGATTCAGGCGTGGGGTGTGCAAATCAGCGAGGAGAACCTGAACGCGGTGAAGCTCGTCGCCTCGGAGCTGATCACGAACGCCGTGCTCCACGCTGGGGGCTTCATCACCATCGGTCTCTACCTCGATGAAGACCGGCTGCTCCTGGTCGTCCACGACAGCAGCCCCGAGCCACCCAGTCGTCAAATCACCACGGAGGACGACGAAGGGGGGCGCGGCCTGGTCCTGGTCGAGTTCCTTGCCGCAGGGCACGGATGGGAGCCGACGCGCCACGGCAAGAAGGTTTGGGCCGAGTTTGTCGTACCCGTGTCGGCGCCGGCCGCACGCGGTGGACCTCTGTACGGGCGCCTACGAGCCGCAGCCCCGCAGGCGTTTTCCACGTCATGCCGGAACGCTTCGCTTTGGCACCCGGACTGTGAGCGCGGTACGGCGCGCGGCGAACAGTCAGCCCGCGGTGTCCGCGCATTCGGCTGCACAGCCCAAGTGGCAGCTGAATGCGGGGGTCCCGCGGTCCCCACGTCCGCGCAGCGCGGACGGTACCGATCACTACTTCGGAGGTAA
- a CDS encoding XRE family transcriptional regulator — protein MSRQPPDPRDVVAGLLGDERLLNACAERDMGVVFRLLNARGVSTRRIAAAVDITQGRLYDYMNGKSRVEKLALFEQIADAFHLPGHLLGLARRAWEPAAAEPTKHEPELPPNGDDLAAMDAFRSADRQTGGGRLYGAVVRHLADRVAPRLVDTGSGSQVFAVAAALTEMAGWMAHDSGQDDLAARHFSRALPLARTSGDLPLAANVAASNSHLALQTGDTAGAARWAQTGLDLAGRGPRIPSLTARLQTMQARALAAGAQSTPAVRALEAAHDTLDGSADAAHPWLSPFDAAALASESALILRDLEQHDRALTQAERAVTLRESGRTRSLALSRIVLVDIHVRRGDLDAAVSVGHELLSTSPTLGSIRVVHQLDDLRRLLDRHKGYRPLREYLVRFDDARRARMLLLADIITPRGGTPT, from the coding sequence ATGAGTCGTCAGCCACCAGACCCGCGCGATGTCGTCGCCGGACTGCTTGGTGATGAACGACTGCTTAATGCGTGCGCCGAGCGGGACATGGGAGTCGTGTTCCGGCTGCTCAATGCACGAGGTGTCAGTACGCGTCGGATCGCTGCGGCCGTGGACATCACCCAAGGGCGGCTCTACGACTACATGAACGGCAAGAGCCGGGTGGAAAAGCTGGCCCTGTTCGAGCAGATCGCGGACGCGTTCCACCTCCCTGGTCATCTGCTCGGGCTTGCCCGCCGCGCCTGGGAACCCGCTGCGGCCGAACCGACCAAGCATGAGCCGGAGTTGCCGCCGAACGGCGACGACCTGGCGGCCATGGATGCCTTCCGCTCGGCAGACCGGCAGACCGGTGGAGGACGTCTGTATGGCGCTGTCGTACGGCATCTCGCGGACCGAGTTGCCCCGCGTCTGGTCGACACCGGGAGTGGTTCACAAGTATTCGCCGTCGCTGCGGCCTTGACGGAGATGGCCGGGTGGATGGCCCATGACTCCGGTCAAGACGATCTCGCCGCCCGCCACTTCAGCCGAGCTTTGCCGCTGGCCCGCACCTCGGGGGACTTACCGCTTGCCGCGAACGTCGCCGCGAGCAATAGCCACCTCGCCCTTCAGACGGGTGACACAGCGGGTGCCGCCCGCTGGGCTCAGACCGGGCTCGACCTCGCCGGCCGTGGTCCGCGAATTCCCTCGCTCACTGCACGGCTCCAAACGATGCAGGCCCGAGCTTTGGCCGCAGGGGCACAGAGCACGCCAGCAGTGCGCGCTCTCGAAGCGGCCCACGACACGCTCGATGGATCGGCGGATGCCGCTCATCCCTGGCTGAGTCCCTTTGACGCCGCTGCCCTTGCGAGTGAATCCGCGCTGATCCTGCGCGACCTGGAGCAGCATGATCGGGCGCTGACGCAGGCCGAGCGGGCGGTGACACTACGGGAGTCGGGGCGAACCAGGTCCCTTGCACTGAGCCGCATTGTCCTTGTGGACATCCATGTCCGGCGTGGAGACCTCGATGCCGCGGTGAGCGTCGGCCACGAGTTGCTCAGCACGAGCCCAACGCTCGGATCGATCCGTGTTGTGCACCAGCTTGACGACCTGCGTCGTCTCCTGGACCGCCACAAAGGCTACCGCCCACTGCGGGAGTACCTGGTGAGATTCGATGACGCTCGTAGGGCCAGAATGCTGCTGCTGGCCGACATCATCACCCCCAGGGGAGGTACCCCCACATGA
- a CDS encoding SRPBCC family protein: MVTIDETAPVIVRLSTEINAPLATVWELHTDIAAWPTWNTDIDQAELNGPLMSGNSFSWRTHGLEITSTVRELVPDKRIVWGGPADGITGIHVWTFEQDGDHVTVRTEESWSGAPVEAAADHLGKALHDSLENWLSHLKARAEQAA, translated from the coding sequence GTGGTCACCATCGACGAGACCGCCCCCGTCATCGTCCGTCTGAGCACCGAGATCAACGCCCCGCTCGCGACGGTGTGGGAGCTGCACACCGACATCGCGGCCTGGCCCACCTGGAACACGGACATCGACCAGGCCGAGCTCAACGGGCCCCTGATGTCCGGCAACTCCTTCAGCTGGCGAACCCATGGCCTGGAGATCACCTCCACCGTGCGCGAACTGGTCCCCGACAAGCGGATCGTGTGGGGCGGCCCAGCCGACGGCATCACCGGCATCCACGTGTGGACGTTCGAGCAGGACGGCGACCACGTCACCGTCCGCACCGAGGAGTCCTGGAGCGGCGCCCCGGTCGAAGCCGCCGCCGACCACCTCGGCAAGGCCCTCCACGACTCCCTGGAGAACTGGCTTTCCCACCTCAAGGCCCGTGCCGAACAAGCTGCCTGA
- the fxlA gene encoding FxLD family lanthipeptide, with protein sequence MAIPTTETTPIPDDEWQLDISITDSPRPVVSNCDTSDGCKSSCASSCIS encoded by the coding sequence ATGGCCATCCCGACGACCGAGACGACGCCGATCCCTGACGACGAGTGGCAGCTCGACATCTCCATCACCGACTCGCCACGGCCGGTGGTCAGCAACTGCGACACAAGCGACGGGTGCAAGTCCTCCTGCGCTTCCTCCTGCATCAGCTGA
- a CDS encoding carotenoid oxygenase family protein: MTAAKPYLTGHYTPVADEVTATGLTVEGTLPPELDGRLIRNGHNPKPGVTPTHWFKGSGMVHGIRLREGRAEWYRNRWVHTPALDGAPYMTEHGPDLTASTAGTHVIEHAGRLLALCEANVPFELTPDLETVGAYDFDGTLRSAMTAHPKEDPLTGELHFFGSSPFPPFLTYYVADAKGGIVHSAEIPGATASLKHDFALTRRHVVFIEGNVTFDPAEHSGIPYGWSDAQPARIGIMARGTDGAPQVRWFSIEPGNLLHVANAFEDGQGRIVLEGPTVDREGFQLSWNWWVGAPGRGTEPVARSYTRRWVVDMAAGTVDEQIVDDLTVEFPTLNEDYLGAENRYQYAISFPDEKGFGGYGIVKYDRTTGARRIRQVGDARMPGEAVFVPAAGGTREDDGYLLTVTSDLKQDASQLLVLDASGLDRIATVHLPQRVSAGLHGSWIPDTALEATQG, translated from the coding sequence ATGACTGCTGCGAAGCCCTATCTGACCGGCCACTACACCCCCGTCGCCGACGAGGTCACCGCCACCGGACTCACCGTGGAGGGCACGCTGCCCCCGGAGCTGGACGGCCGGCTGATCCGCAACGGACACAACCCCAAGCCCGGTGTCACCCCGACCCACTGGTTCAAGGGCAGCGGCATGGTCCACGGCATCCGCCTCCGTGAGGGCCGCGCCGAGTGGTACCGCAACCGCTGGGTGCACACCCCTGCCCTCGACGGCGCCCCCTACATGACCGAGCACGGCCCCGACCTGACCGCCAGCACCGCCGGTACCCACGTCATCGAGCACGCCGGACGGCTGCTCGCCCTGTGCGAGGCGAACGTCCCCTTCGAACTCACCCCGGACCTGGAGACCGTCGGCGCGTACGATTTCGACGGCACGCTGCGCAGCGCGATGACCGCGCACCCCAAGGAGGACCCGCTCACCGGGGAGTTGCACTTCTTCGGCTCCTCACCCTTCCCGCCGTTCCTGACGTACTACGTCGCCGACGCCAAGGGCGGGATCGTCCACAGCGCCGAGATCCCGGGAGCGACCGCCTCCCTCAAGCACGACTTCGCCCTGACCCGCCGTCATGTGGTCTTCATCGAGGGCAATGTCACCTTCGACCCGGCCGAGCACTCCGGCATCCCCTACGGCTGGAGCGACGCCCAGCCCGCCCGCATCGGCATCATGGCCCGCGGCACCGACGGCGCCCCGCAGGTCCGCTGGTTCTCCATCGAGCCCGGCAACCTGTTGCACGTCGCCAACGCCTTCGAGGACGGCCAGGGCCGGATCGTCCTGGAAGGCCCCACCGTGGACCGAGAGGGCTTCCAGCTGTCCTGGAATTGGTGGGTCGGCGCCCCCGGGCGCGGCACCGAGCCCGTCGCCCGCTCCTACACCCGCCGCTGGGTGGTCGACATGGCGGCCGGCACCGTCGACGAGCAGATCGTCGACGACCTCACCGTGGAGTTCCCCACCCTCAACGAGGACTACCTGGGCGCTGAGAACCGCTACCAGTACGCCATCTCCTTCCCCGACGAGAAGGGCTTCGGCGGCTACGGCATCGTCAAGTACGACCGCACCACCGGCGCCCGCCGCATCCGCCAGGTCGGCGACGCCCGTATGCCCGGCGAAGCGGTGTTCGTCCCCGCCGCCGGAGGCACCCGCGAGGACGACGGCTACCTCCTCACCGTGACCTCGGACCTCAAGCAGGACGCCTCCCAGCTCCTCGTCCTCGACGCCTCCGGCCTCGACCGGATCGCCACCGTCCACCTGCCCCAACGGGTGAGCGCCGGACTCCACGGCTCCTGGATCCCCGACACCGCCCTGGAGGCCACCCAGGGCTGA